The genomic segment GGGAATGTTTTGGCTGGTTCTCCAAGGCCAACTCCACCTTTCTTCCTCCAGTTGGATGCACAAAATATCTAAACTTGATTGAATGTTCCCCTTGATCAGCCAACCTATTACTGCTGAGGGTAGGAGAAAGGATGCCTGCCATTAAGGACCAATGTAGCCAAACCCACAGTAGCAGCCTTGGCTGGGTTCAGCTCAAAGTGCTGTTCTGAGCTGAAatcaggaaaggaaggagaaaagatgTGCCCAGTCATGTCATTGCACAGCCTGGTAGCCAACACTGTTCCACCCTGTGCCTCCCCCACCAAAAGCTAATTTTGGGGTTGAGAGAGGAGCATGTGGGTAGAAGCAGTGCATCAGAGATGCTTCCCTTTCTCCCGGAAACCACTTCCTCCTTTCCTTAGAAAAGATTTGAATCGCTTTGTTCTtctgacattttttcccctcttagcTCAGAAAGATGGAACGCTGACCTCTGGCTGTTAGATAGATACAAGTAAGGACCCACCTtccccccctttgcttccttccctctttccccttctctaacaatcttccccctctttcttcctATCCCCTTATCTATCAATCTACCCCCATCTCTTATGTGCCCCCTCTCCTTTTCCATCAATCTTCCCTTACCCTTTTCTGTCATCCTATCCCCCTATTTCCACCTTTTCTTCCAGTCCCTTTATCTGTCAACCTACTCCCATCTCTTttgccccaccccctttctcGATCAATCTACCCCACCCTTGCTGCTCTCCCACCTACCCTCCACCCTTGGCACTCCACTCACTACCACCTTTGCTGCTTCCTCCACCTACCTTCCAGCAGGTGGGTGGCAGACTTGATGGCTCATCAGGGGGTGGCAGTGGGGACTTCCTTCCTGGCTCAGAGGGAGCTATGAGACTCACGGGCCGGGGGAATCCCACCTCCCCACCTCACTTTCTTGCCGAGCCTGCCACTGCTCCCAGGCTAAGCTGCCACCGGGCACAACGTAGTCCCTGGGCTGCGGTGTCTGAGGTAGGTGCATTCTCTGCACTTGCACAGAGAGCAatcttttattttgggggggggatttcccccccccatgttttttaatgtcagatctttctgcaaacctaggggttcccccaagtttgcagaaacatctgttcagCGCAAGCGTGGCCCCGATCTGTGGGTTTAGGTGTCCTCAGATAGGGGCTACGCTTGGGAAATAGTATATACGCAGCTATTTCCCATCCCCAAGATTACTTTCTGGTTACACTGCTCTGGCTTTCTTCTCAAACACTCCCTTTGCTATGTCATGATGTATATCCATTGTGTATCACTAGGGGATAAGAGAAGATCATCACTTTATACCTCAACTTTCCTTCAATAGCCTTTTGCAAAAACTTCTTTGCTGCCTCTTCATCCAGAGCTTTCGAAAGGTCGCTGGTAAATGTGCCTTCGCCATGTCGCTTAATCCTGGAATTCAAGCCATGGACATTTCTGGAGACATCAGCCTCTGGCCTGAAATCAGAGATGAATAAAATGAAGATCTTCAGAGGCTGTGTTTCATGACCTGACATACATGACATTAGTTCAAGCTAGTGCCACATCTCTAAGCACTGTTAGGTTGACTAGAAGGCGAATACAGGAAGCCTTCTGTGCCCCATCCCCTTCTGCAGAGCAAAGTAGTGTGGTGGATTAAAACCCACTGGCTAATagcttatagatcaaatcaagcctgaactgaccctagaagctaaaatgactaaactaaggctgttgtactttggtcacattatgagaagaccagagtcactggaaaagacaatcgtgctaggaaaagaggaagacccaacaagagatggattgactctataaaggaagccacggccctcagtttgcaagatctgagcaaggctgataacgacaggacattttggaggacattgcttcatagtgtcgccatgagtcggaagcaacttaacacacacacacacacacacacacacacacaaaactcatGGACCAGCAAATGAAGTAAAGTCAGAAAGAATCTGGCCTCTGGAAGGCTGCCAGCAGGTTCTCACATATATTCAGGAAGGAACTgcatgtttccccactcctgtttccccacccctttaaGATGAATGGGAGTAGCCATAGACATATAGTTTTCCACCTTTGGTCATGCTGACTGGGGCTAGTAATGGTTAAAGTAGAGACAGAGGACAACTGCTTGTGTAGGGTGGCTGGCTGATGGGCATTCCCCGGTGTCCACAGGCAAACCAGAACAATAGGGGGTGGTTCCACAGTGACCTGCCAAGCATCCACATGTGATTCTTCCCGTGTTCTCATCTCTTTTCTTTCTAGCTTACTTCTTAGGAGACTAATTTGCTTGAATGCAGCGGTGAAGTTACATGGTGGCCACCATGCCTTAACATAAAGGCCATTATAGCGCGTTCACAGGgtaagtgccccacatattttttttagttttgcacactgaaccgtcattcaggaagtgagtgtgaagccagcgcataccaggttcgcatttcttaagagccccattaacgcaaccttttgtgtttgctccgcctctggcgcgaagaatcccctcaagcaagcatgcaaaatcatagctgcgcattagctatgcaaccggcgatgctaatggctatgcaaacaaaggaacaaacggagcaggcaagtgtgggggtggtggaatttctccttttgcgtcaggactgtgaataggctttttaaaggttgcattttaaaaaagagctttgagcaagcatcaaaattgaccctgcataaatggccaaagtgtgcAGGTAGGAAAGGAATATTGCCTTCAGCTTCTCTATGGGCAGAGTAACTCAAGTAGCCACAATGACTAGGATGGGATGAAAGGAGGGGAAATGTTGTATGGAGGAGGTGTTCTATTGCTGCAGAATTAGGCTGTGGGTTGGCCCGCTGTCCAGCTGAGCTGCTGATCCCTAGCCTAGTCTTTCAATAATATGTCCCATTTCCTGACCAGAAAACAAGCCATGTTGTTTCCTAGAGCAGAAATGACTCCATATCATTGAGGCTCTGCCTATTTTTGGAAGAGCTGGCTTTAAGGTTGGGTGTTTGCCAGAGCCCTACGACTGGCAAAGAGCCCTCCGCTCCAACAGCATCAACGTTTTCAGTTTGTGCGGAACACCCAAACAAGTCGGTGCTTCTTTCTTCCCTCTGGGAATCCCATCGTCTGACTCTGCAGTTAGTGGTTCTCGCTCAGATTCAATCTATTCAAATTCTGGGACTTCCTGATCTGTGCTGCTCCTGCACAAACCATTCAAGAAATTCCCCACAAGGACAGGCAGCTGTATTTTCACCCCAATGCATTCCAACGACGTCAGAATTCCACCGAGTGCTTCCGTGCCCGTTTGTAATCCCTGCCTTACTACATCCAGTCCAAAATCTACATTATGACTTCTTACAATTTACCCAATACATTTAtatcccccatcctcctccacggAGCTCAGGGCAATGAAGctggagagagaatgact from the Euleptes europaea isolate rEulEur1 chromosome 1, rEulEur1.hap1, whole genome shotgun sequence genome contains:
- the LOC130493291 gene encoding exendin-4-like, whose amino-acid sequence is MNKITWLCVLGLVIATLLPVSQQTTDESGPEADVSRNVHGLNSRIKRHGEGTFTSDLSKALDEEAAKKFLQKAIEGKLSNGQGDR